From a region of the Campylobacter sp. genome:
- a CDS encoding lipocalin family protein — MKFKNLIILAFCALFLGSCAKSLSPKAPIVKNFDIAKFSGGWYEIARMKGSGELQNTAYECFIDKNSTINLLKTAKTSSGKIENEQHVLEFAGDKSVGLLYQKGMISDSLYRVAQVDGDYRYALIFGADTSELYILSRTKTLPEPIRILYLKKAKHSGYDTKKIVWTKQQ, encoded by the coding sequence ATGAAATTTAAAAACTTAATTATATTGGCGTTTTGCGCGCTATTTTTGGGCTCATGCGCCAAAAGCCTGAGCCCAAAAGCGCCGATCGTAAAAAACTTCGACATCGCTAAATTTAGCGGCGGTTGGTACGAGATCGCCCGCATGAAGGGCAGTGGCGAGCTGCAAAACACCGCGTACGAGTGCTTTATCGATAAAAACTCTACGATCAATCTTTTAAAAACCGCTAAGACAAGCTCTGGTAAAATCGAAAACGAGCAGCACGTATTGGAGTTTGCGGGCGATAAAAGCGTAGGCCTGCTCTATCAAAAAGGCATGATTTCCGACTCACTCTACCGCGTGGCGCAGGTGGACGGCGACTATCGCTACGCCCTGATCTTCGGCGCCGATACGAGCGAGCTTTACATCCTATCGCGCACCAAAACCCTGCCCGAGCCGATCCGCATCCTCTATCTCAAAAAGGCGAAGCACAGTGGCTACGACACCAAAAAAATCGTCTGGACGAAGCAGCAATAA
- a CDS encoding SAM-dependent methyltransferase, whose protein sequence is MRFDLLVANTLKISRNQAAALIKQDKILLRGAVQNRPSVQIAPEQSGEISATDQIYVSRGALKLAGFLDELAENGLLASCGANSSNSAAEISKPRSTAKRADSKAAATQKAGAVTTQISSADFAATDKILGANEADKIPSAAAATTKSAKATTEAIRTAKTNADTAELLQTGAGKQTVEFLQTSTGAETVGLLQTDAGADTAEILNAAKASKSGGKAGMCRRESSAELVQTKPSQKDIFNLAGADVLDVGSSTGGFVQILLQRGAKSVTALDVGSSQLSEILRRDPRVIVRENTDIREFASEKKFDLITCDVSFISLNLILKSLASLAKSALIVLFKPQFEVGTEIKRNKKGVLRDEKAVRAARAKFERLCAELGLTVLYASACKITGKEGNREFFYLLKRMNDEI, encoded by the coding sequence ATGAGATTTGATCTGCTCGTCGCAAATACGCTTAAAATCAGCAGAAATCAGGCTGCCGCGCTGATAAAGCAGGATAAAATTTTGCTGCGAGGCGCCGTGCAAAACAGGCCCTCTGTGCAGATCGCGCCCGAGCAGAGCGGCGAAATCAGTGCGACCGATCAAATTTACGTAAGCAGGGGCGCGCTCAAGCTTGCGGGCTTTTTGGATGAGCTAGCCGAAAACGGGCTTTTAGCAAGCTGCGGCGCAAATTCGTCTAACTCGGCGGCAGAAATTTCAAAGCCGCGCAGTACCGCAAAAAGAGCGGATAGTAAAGCGGCAGCTACGCAAAAGGCGGGCGCAGTAACAACGCAAATTTCAAGTGCAGATTTTGCGGCTACGGATAAAATTTTAGGCGCGAACGAGGCTGATAAAATTCCAAGCGCGGCTGCCGCGACGACAAAGAGCGCTAAAGCAACTACCGAGGCGATCCGTACCGCAAAAACTAATGCCGATACGGCGGAGCTTTTACAAACCGGTGCAGGCAAGCAAACGGTGGAATTTTTACAGACGAGCACAGGAGCCGAGACGGTAGGGCTTTTGCAAACGGACGCGGGCGCCGATACGGCAGAGATTTTAAATGCGGCGAAAGCTTCCAAATCGGGTGGCAAGGCGGGCATGTGCCGCAGAGAAAGCAGCGCGGAGCTGGTACAAACAAAGCCCTCGCAAAAAGATATTTTCAATTTAGCTGGAGCAGATGTTTTGGACGTGGGCAGTAGCACCGGCGGGTTTGTGCAAATTTTATTGCAGCGCGGCGCAAAGAGCGTGACTGCGCTTGACGTCGGCAGCTCGCAGCTAAGCGAAATTTTGCGGCGCGATCCTCGCGTGATCGTGCGCGAAAACACCGACATCAGGGAGTTTGCAAGCGAGAAGAAATTTGATCTCATCACCTGCGACGTGAGCTTCATCTCGCTAAATTTGATCCTAAAAAGCCTCGCAAGCCTTGCAAAAAGCGCTCTCATCGTGCTATTTAAGCCGCAATTTGAAGTCGGCACGGAGATCAAGCGAAATAAAAAAGGCGTGCTCAGGGACGAAAAAGCAGTGCGCGCCGCACGGGCGAAATTTGAGCGACTATGCGCCGAGCTGGGGCTTACTGTACTGTACGCTAGCGCCTGCAAAATCACGGGTAAAGAGGGAAATAGGGAATTTTTCTATCTTCTAAAAAGGATGAACGATGAAATTTAA
- a CDS encoding riboflavin kinase, which translates to MANQKSGKDHTEASLRNFKEQNFVAQNSSLKNFTEQNFTSNWENSSQNIKRPRQELSENKTGDAHRADEADTDAACSNETAYGGTCGNGVDAQAQGTLPACAEVLRARLSEQFTRGEIFATLQGANRDNVRAVAIGNFDGMHLGHQKLFERLGEHGAIIVILAGGGTKLTPFASRQAFTNKKIFYCDLRAIKSLSGGEFIALLRQNFINLQKIVVGEDFRFGCDRAWGAEFLRREFRGQTCVVGEFCLSGGGVHSSRIKELLSRGRCEEAAELLGRNYEICGRVVRGQGRGAREFVATLNLDASGYFMPKSGVYATLARTGSKEFASVSFLGHRLSTDGAFALETHILGDFAGFEAGLNSAQDHAPCCGGQAAHSAQNLDEISACNSAEISTQNFAASESLGVENKNLEAADKNSGAKFACVKFIKFLRENRKFSDLAQLKEQILKDATEAEAVLRSRKF; encoded by the coding sequence ATGGCTAATCAAAAATCAGGCAAAGACCATACAGAGGCTTCGCTGCGGAATTTTAAAGAGCAAAATTTCGTAGCACAGAATTCCAGCTTGAAAAATTTTACGGAACAGAATTTCACAAGCAATTGGGAGAATTCATCTCAAAATATCAAACGTCCAAGGCAAGAGTTGAGCGAAAACAAAACCGGCGATGCGCACCGCGCAGATGAAGCAGACACCGACGCCGCTTGCAGTAACGAAACGGCTTATGGCGGCACTTGCGGCAATGGCGTAGACGCGCAAGCTCAAGGCACGCTTCCTGCTTGTGCGGAAGTGCTGCGTGCGCGCCTAAGCGAGCAGTTCACACGTGGCGAGATTTTCGCAACGCTACAAGGCGCAAACCGCGATAATGTGCGCGCTGTAGCGATCGGTAACTTCGACGGCATGCACCTTGGACATCAAAAATTATTTGAGCGCCTAGGCGAGCACGGCGCAATAATCGTAATCCTAGCAGGAGGTGGCACGAAGCTAACCCCTTTTGCGTCACGGCAGGCATTTACGAACAAAAAGATTTTTTATTGCGATCTACGCGCTATCAAAAGCCTTAGCGGAGGCGAATTTATCGCACTTTTAAGGCAAAATTTCATAAATCTACAAAAAATCGTCGTAGGCGAGGACTTTAGATTTGGGTGTGATAGGGCGTGGGGCGCGGAGTTTTTAAGGCGCGAATTTCGCGGGCAAACCTGCGTCGTAGGAGAGTTTTGCTTAAGCGGCGGCGGCGTGCATTCAAGCAGGATCAAAGAGCTTTTATCGCGCGGTCGGTGCGAAGAGGCGGCGGAGCTTTTAGGGCGAAATTACGAGATCTGCGGACGCGTAGTGCGCGGTCAGGGGCGCGGGGCGCGGGAATTCGTAGCGACGCTAAATCTTGATGCGAGCGGCTATTTTATGCCAAAAAGCGGCGTGTATGCGACCCTGGCGCGCACTGGAAGCAAGGAATTTGCAAGCGTGAGCTTCTTGGGGCATAGGCTCAGCACCGACGGAGCTTTTGCACTTGAAACGCACATTTTAGGGGACTTTGCAGGCTTTGAGGCGGGTTTAAATTCCGCGCAAGATCACGCGCCGTGCTGCGGGGGGCAAGCCGCACATTCTGCGCAAAATTTAGATGAAATTTCGGCGTGTAATTCGGCTGAAATTTCTACACAAAATTTTGCGGCGAGCGAGAGCTTGGGCGTCGAAAATAAAAATTTAGAGGCTGCGGACAAAAACAGCGGCGCGAAATTTGCTTGCGTGAAATTTATAAAATTCCTACGTGAAAATCGCAAATTTAGCGATCTAGCGCAGCTTAAAGAGCAGATTTTAAAAGACGCTACGGAGGCGGAGGCGGTACTACGAAGCCGCAAATTTTAA
- a CDS encoding TRAP transporter substrate-binding protein, with protein sequence MKKIFLFACLMLLGSQLFGDDKVYRLRLASTWEATTPVLGAAAEDFKNYAESLSGGRLQIRIDTPSKHKASFGVFDFVKSGQYDLGYTSLYYYKGKDAKTMLWTAVPFGMTTDEQHAWYYYGGGRELNDKIFAQYGMKTFLMGSTGMQMGGWFKKEINSVADLQGLKFRIPGLGGEVMSKLGATINTVPTGELFMALEMGTIDAVEWVSPVYDMPLGFHKVAKYYYTGWQEPMGDCQLLVNQKALEKLPADLQAILEAAARLAGENFQNKGFYENARIWAELKAQFPDVQVRDFPADVIAALKKATNEILDEEAAKDPMFKEILDSQRAFLKIGREWNKISTVAYINNVSGIAGESIANPISASPSGTTSPDSASSENHGAASDSNTTDGKNLGATK encoded by the coding sequence ATGAAAAAGATTTTTTTGTTTGCATGTCTCATGCTTTTGGGCTCGCAGCTTTTCGGCGACGATAAGGTTTATCGCCTAAGACTTGCTAGTACATGGGAGGCGACTACGCCCGTTTTAGGCGCTGCCGCTGAAGATTTTAAAAACTATGCCGAAAGCCTTAGTGGCGGCAGGCTTCAGATCCGCATCGATACGCCGAGCAAGCACAAGGCAAGCTTTGGCGTATTCGACTTCGTAAAAAGTGGTCAATACGATCTAGGATATACTTCGCTTTATTATTATAAAGGCAAAGACGCCAAAACTATGCTCTGGACGGCAGTGCCTTTCGGTATGACTACTGATGAGCAGCACGCGTGGTATTACTATGGTGGTGGGCGAGAGCTTAATGATAAGATATTCGCGCAATACGGCATGAAGACCTTTTTGATGGGATCTACCGGCATGCAAATGGGCGGCTGGTTTAAAAAAGAGATCAACTCGGTCGCAGATTTGCAAGGGCTTAAATTCCGCATACCGGGGCTAGGCGGAGAGGTGATGAGCAAGCTGGGCGCTACTATAAACACGGTGCCTACGGGCGAGCTATTTATGGCGTTAGAGATGGGTACGATCGACGCGGTCGAGTGGGTAAGCCCTGTCTATGATATGCCACTTGGATTTCACAAAGTGGCTAAATACTACTACACAGGCTGGCAAGAGCCTATGGGAGACTGCCAACTGCTGGTAAATCAAAAGGCGCTAGAGAAGCTGCCTGCGGATCTTCAAGCGATCTTAGAGGCTGCAGCAAGACTTGCCGGCGAGAACTTCCAAAATAAGGGCTTTTATGAAAACGCTCGCATTTGGGCGGAGCTAAAAGCGCAGTTTCCGGATGTGCAGGTGCGCGACTTTCCTGCGGACGTGATAGCTGCACTTAAAAAAGCAACGAATGAAATCTTAGACGAGGAGGCGGCGAAAGATCCGATGTTTAAAGAGATCCTAGACAGCCAGCGCGCATTTTTGAAAATCGGCAGAGAATGGAATAAAATAAGCACCGTAGCCTACATAAATAACGTAAGCGGCATCGCGGGCGAAAGCATAGCAAATCCGATCTCCGCAAGTCCTAGCGGTACGACAAGCCCAGATTCTGCAAGCAGCGAAAATCACGGCGCTGCGAGCGATTCTAACACGACGGACGGCAAAAATTTAGGCGCAACAAAGTAA
- a CDS encoding DHH family phosphoesterase: MKIYHLSHTDLDGYGAQFVAAHYLTDVEFFNANYGKEINEKFDLILARIDERLAVDADEKSLVLITDLNLLPAQCEKFSSEIARRNARVILLDHHQSGLECAKKFPWYCLDSSRCATKITYDFFSAMFGGTARLDKLVRVVNAVDIWLKEQSEFELGKVCLGMVSGAKEINKIMFERESRDYIFFLLEKIFKFQDEADAHIALDSALHGIKKEFFKGERDDTLSNLVSHFVVARLSAQKQRFEISYLDKKGILTYNIGNVSVIGNDFLTQNPDVDFFIDVTSKKTLSFRADGKIDVSEMAKLLLGGGGHVNASGGMFAGFKDASSYEAVKAQIVDLIEKKTQISKEEDEN; the protein is encoded by the coding sequence ATGAAAATATATCACCTAAGCCACACCGATCTGGACGGCTACGGCGCGCAATTCGTCGCGGCGCACTATTTGACGGACGTGGAATTTTTTAACGCTAACTACGGCAAGGAGATAAACGAAAAATTTGATCTCATCCTCGCCCGTATCGACGAGCGGCTCGCCGTAGACGCAGACGAGAAAAGCCTGGTTTTAATCACCGATCTAAATTTACTGCCCGCGCAGTGCGAGAAATTTAGCAGCGAGATAGCCCGTCGCAATGCCCGCGTGATCCTTTTGGATCATCATCAAAGCGGACTTGAGTGCGCGAAAAAATTCCCGTGGTATTGTCTGGACTCGTCGCGCTGCGCCACGAAGATAACGTATGATTTTTTCAGCGCGATGTTCGGCGGCACGGCGCGACTGGATAAGCTCGTGCGCGTCGTAAACGCCGTGGACATCTGGCTGAAGGAGCAGAGCGAGTTTGAGCTCGGCAAGGTCTGCCTCGGCATGGTCTCGGGCGCGAAAGAGATCAATAAAATTATGTTTGAGCGGGAGAGCAGGGATTATATCTTTTTCCTGTTAGAAAAAATTTTTAAATTTCAAGACGAGGCGGACGCACACATCGCGCTAGATAGCGCGCTGCACGGCATAAAGAAGGAATTTTTTAAAGGCGAGCGCGACGATACGCTAAGCAATCTCGTCTCGCATTTCGTAGTCGCCCGCCTAAGCGCGCAAAAGCAGCGCTTCGAGATCAGCTACCTCGATAAAAAGGGCATTTTGACCTACAATATCGGCAACGTAAGCGTCATCGGCAACGACTTTTTGACGCAAAACCCTGATGTCGATTTTTTCATCGACGTAACGAGCAAAAAAACGCTCAGCTTCCGCGCAGACGGCAAGATCGACGTGAGCGAAATGGCAAAGCTGCTCCTCGGCGGCGGCGGGCACGTAAATGCGAGCGGCGGGATGTTTGCGGGCTTTAAGGACGCTAGCTCGTACGAAGCCGTCAAGGCGCAAATCGTGGATCTGATCGAGAAAAAAACCCAAATTTCAAAGGAAGAAGATGAAAACTAA
- a CDS encoding Rrf2 family transcriptional regulator gives MLFTKASEYALLSMICIAGKEESMDVDSISSELGISRSFLAKILQNLARARLLNSFKGAKGGFVLARNADEITLSEIIKSAERRKATVFDCTAEGIDACPNGRTLCRVNLMFGELQEKVDDYMDTITLADIIGKERK, from the coding sequence ATGCTTTTTACAAAAGCAAGCGAATACGCCCTGCTTTCAATGATCTGCATCGCGGGTAAGGAGGAATCGATGGATGTCGATTCGATCTCTAGCGAGCTTGGAATTTCACGCAGCTTTTTGGCTAAAATTTTACAAAATTTAGCTCGCGCGAGACTTTTAAATTCCTTCAAAGGCGCCAAGGGCGGCTTTGTGCTCGCGCGCAATGCGGATGAAATCACGCTAAGCGAGATCATCAAAAGCGCCGAAAGACGCAAGGCGACGGTATTTGACTGCACCGCCGAGGGGATCGACGCCTGCCCGAACGGTCGCACGCTGTGCCGCGTCAATCTAATGTTCGGCGAGCTTCAGGAGAAGGTCGATGATTATATGGATACGATCACGCTAGCAGACATCATCGGCAAAGAACGCAAATGA
- the rpsO gene encoding 30S ribosomal protein S15: MALDTAQKAQIVAKFARREKDTGSAEVQIALLTERITLLTTHLQANPKDFSSRLGLLKLVGQRKRMMKYLKNKDYAVYSKLVSELNLRDK, encoded by the coding sequence ATGGCTTTAGACACGGCTCAAAAAGCACAGATAGTTGCGAAATTCGCTAGAAGAGAGAAAGATACGGGTTCTGCGGAGGTGCAAATCGCGCTTCTTACCGAGAGGATCACGCTTCTTACCACTCATTTGCAAGCAAATCCGAAAGATTTTTCATCTCGCTTAGGACTGCTAAAGCTAGTAGGTCAGCGCAAAAGAATGATGAAATATCTTAAAAACAAAGACTACGCAGTTTACTCCAAGCTCGTTAGCGAGTTAAATTTAAGAGATAAATAA
- the cmoA gene encoding carboxy-S-adenosyl-L-methionine synthase CmoA: MKDEIFKEPIKKQFEFDASVASVFDDMIGRSVPFYEASTRLSSELLARILPQNARVIDLGCSTATALLALFALRPDLRLCGIDSSEAMIQNARAKAAAFGAELELSVSDVLDASLADCDAVILNYTLQFIRPPRRTALVSKIYDELREGGVLIFSEKIIYEEPALARRMIEIYEDYKRAQGYSRYEIAQKREALENVLVPYTEAENRALALGAGFKRVESIFKWANFMSFAAFK, translated from the coding sequence ATGAAAGACGAAATTTTTAAAGAGCCTATCAAAAAGCAGTTTGAGTTTGACGCCAGCGTCGCGTCGGTTTTTGATGATATGATCGGGCGCAGCGTGCCGTTTTACGAGGCCAGCACACGGCTTAGCAGCGAGCTTTTGGCGCGGATACTGCCGCAAAATGCACGCGTGATCGATCTTGGCTGCTCGACTGCGACCGCGCTGCTGGCGCTGTTTGCGCTGCGCCCAGATCTGCGGCTGTGCGGCATCGACAGCTCGGAGGCGATGATACAAAACGCCCGCGCCAAGGCGGCGGCGTTTGGCGCCGAGCTCGAGCTTAGCGTATCGGACGTGCTGGATGCGAGCCTCGCAGACTGCGACGCCGTGATTTTAAACTACACGCTACAATTTATCAGACCGCCTCGTAGAACCGCGCTCGTGAGTAAAATTTACGACGAATTGCGCGAAGGCGGGGTTTTGATCTTTAGCGAAAAGATCATCTACGAAGAGCCTGCGCTCGCGCGCCGGATGATCGAAATTTACGAGGATTACAAGCGCGCGCAGGGCTACTCGCGCTACGAGATCGCGCAAAAACGCGAGGCGCTCGAAAACGTGCTCGTGCCCTACACCGAAGCAGAAAACCGCGCTTTGGCGCTGGGCGCGGGCTTTAAGCGCGTCGAGAGTATCTTTAAATGGGCGAATTTTATGAGCTTTGCGGCGTTTAAATAA